The proteins below come from a single Candidatus Rokuibacteriota bacterium genomic window:
- a CDS encoding uroporphyrinogen decarboxylase family protein, whose product MTKRERILAAIKREPTDRPPYAFWRHFPNVDRSPAALAQTTLRFHERYGSDFLKVTPAGGYAVEDWGCVESEELAPDGHRPCLRHAVNAPEDWKKIRPVAMESTGWASHIESVIRCVVDRRADCSVVPTVFSPLSLARKLSGDRLDYDLKENTRLVEDALVAITETILAFMEACFREGAEGIFYSIQAASHAFHTEEEYARFGEPYDRRILEAVREHSRLTVLHCHGERLMFDRLAALPADVWNWDDRRAGPTLAEGKALVPGAVQGGLNQWSTLKDGTGPDAKAEAQDALGQTAGIGIILGAGCVLLTQHSDASMIELVQSLGGSVKLMGIKPQ is encoded by the coding sequence ATGACCAAGCGCGAGAGGATCCTGGCGGCGATCAAGCGCGAGCCGACCGACCGGCCGCCGTATGCGTTCTGGCGCCACTTCCCCAACGTGGACCGCTCGCCGGCGGCGCTGGCCCAGACCACGCTCCGCTTCCACGAGCGCTACGGCTCGGACTTCCTCAAGGTCACGCCCGCCGGCGGCTATGCGGTCGAGGACTGGGGCTGCGTCGAGAGCGAGGAGCTGGCGCCGGACGGCCACCGCCCCTGCCTGCGCCATGCGGTGAACGCTCCCGAGGACTGGAAGAAGATCCGCCCCGTCGCCATGGAGTCCACGGGCTGGGCGTCCCACATCGAGTCCGTCATCCGCTGCGTGGTGGACCGCCGCGCGGACTGCTCGGTCGTCCCGACGGTGTTCAGCCCGCTGTCGCTGGCGCGCAAGCTCTCGGGCGACCGGCTCGACTACGACCTCAAGGAGAACACGCGCCTCGTCGAGGACGCGCTCGTCGCCATCACTGAGACGATCCTCGCCTTCATGGAGGCGTGTTTCCGGGAGGGCGCGGAAGGAATCTTCTACTCCATCCAGGCCGCGAGCCACGCCTTCCACACGGAAGAAGAGTACGCGCGCTTCGGCGAACCCTACGACCGCCGCATCCTCGAGGCCGTGCGCGAGCACTCGCGCCTCACCGTGCTCCACTGCCACGGCGAGCGGCTGATGTTCGACCGCTTGGCAGCGCTTCCGGCCGACGTGTGGAACTGGGACGACCGCCGCGCCGGGCCCACGCTCGCCGAGGGCAAGGCCCTGGTGCCGGGCGCGGTCCAGGGCGGGCTCAATCAGTGGAGCACGCTCAAGGACGGCACGGGCCCGGACGCCAAGGCCGAGGCGCAGGACGCGCTCGGCCAGACGGCCGGCATTGGCATCATCCTCGGCGCGGGCTGCGTCCTCTTGACCCAGCACTCGGACGCCAGCATGATCGAACTCGTGCAGTCCCTCGGGGGCAGCGTCAAGCTCATGGGGATCAAGCCTCAATAA
- a CDS encoding M23 family metallopeptidase: MAWRGAVSGLLLSAVLVAPPASSQTSAGTDEVVILSTYRSYNGANNRPRLRRHAGVDFGGQLGAPVLAAADGVVSRVLNWPPGCGNGVVIEHPGFKRWTAYCHMQGLTVVQGQRVSRGEQIGLVGMSGNAVNIPHVHLELCTSACASHADGDLSGTADPLASADGCFAPDKAYPRDHLVLTFPVTCLFWIRGQ, encoded by the coding sequence ATGGCCTGGCGCGGCGCCGTCTCGGGACTTCTGCTGTCGGCGGTCCTCGTGGCCCCTCCGGCTTCAAGTCAGACCTCCGCCGGAACGGACGAGGTCGTCATCCTCTCGACCTACCGCTCGTACAACGGCGCCAACAACCGGCCGCGGCTCAGGCGCCATGCCGGTGTGGACTTCGGCGGCCAGCTGGGCGCGCCGGTCCTCGCCGCCGCCGACGGCGTCGTGAGCCGGGTCCTCAATTGGCCTCCCGGTTGCGGCAACGGTGTGGTCATCGAGCACCCGGGCTTCAAGCGCTGGACGGCCTACTGCCACATGCAGGGCCTCACGGTGGTCCAGGGCCAGCGGGTGAGCCGCGGCGAGCAGATCGGCCTGGTCGGCATGAGCGGCAACGCCGTGAACATCCCGCACGTGCACTTGGAGCTCTGCACGTCCGCCTGCGCCTCCCACGCCGACGGCGACCTCTCGGGCACCGCGGATCCTCTCGCGAGCGCCGACGGCTGCTTTGCTCCCGACAAGGCCTATCCACGCGACCATCTCGTCCTCACCTTTCCTGTCACGTGCCTCTTCTGGATCCGCGGGCAGTAG